In a single window of the Pseudodesulfovibrio profundus genome:
- a CDS encoding GNAT family N-acetyltransferase translates to MSDITIRMVEPDDLTACHTVECLSFPPSEAAWTSSLRNRINDYPEGFFVAECDGKIVAQVNSGSTNKDDITDEEFKQLIGHDPDGHNIVIFSLSVHPEYRKRGIAYKLMERFIEQSRELGKSQILLLCKKELIDFYGRLGFKDSGVSESNHGGAEWHEMALPLQIS, encoded by the coding sequence ATGTCTGACATTACCATCCGCATGGTCGAGCCCGACGACCTTACTGCCTGCCACACTGTAGAATGTCTGTCTTTTCCGCCCTCTGAAGCGGCATGGACCTCCTCGCTGCGCAATCGCATCAACGACTACCCTGAAGGGTTTTTCGTAGCAGAGTGCGACGGTAAGATTGTCGCACAGGTGAACAGTGGTTCCACCAATAAAGACGACATCACGGACGAGGAATTCAAGCAACTCATCGGACACGATCCCGATGGGCACAACATTGTCATCTTTTCGCTGTCAGTGCATCCGGAGTACCGTAAGCGCGGTATTGCATACAAATTGATGGAACGTTTCATCGAACAATCCAGAGAGCTGGGCAAGTCTCAGATTTTACTGCTTTGCAAGAAAGAGCTTATCGACTTCTACGGCCGTCTGGGCTTCAAGGATTCCGGGGTCTCCGAGTCCAACCACGGTGGAGCCGAATGGCATGAAATGGCTCTCCCACTTCAAATTTCATAA